A single region of the Lotus japonicus ecotype B-129 chromosome 4, LjGifu_v1.2 genome encodes:
- the LOC130714718 gene encoding two-pore potassium channel 3-like, with protein MDEPLLQYFSPRKKPSPLSLTPHLCPLPENDEVVIPITPSEFKDRLIFGPSSMDHPSPLADALTLSRNSPKSSSSSSSTSHDFASSAPPQYSQQQQQPLASWLVDPNYPWRKTNLHRSKTAPAMAVISDLNHPATVKRPQFASQSIVFQAVVLLVLYLALGVVIYWFNRHNFVGSETHPIVDALYFCIVTMCTIGYGDITPNSTATKLFSILFVLVGFGFIDILLSGMVSYVLDLQENHLLRAVKGRGEKDGKSYIIDVKKGRMRIRMKVGLALGVVVLCIGLGVGVMHFVERLGWVDSFYLSVMSVTTVGYGDHAFKTMHGRIFAAIWLLVSTLAVARAFLYLAEARVDKRHRRMAKWVLGQDMTVAEFLAADIDNNGFVSKSEYVIYKLKEMGKVTEKDIMEVSEKFDRLDAGNCGKITLGDLMEGHNV; from the exons ATGGATGAACCTCTGCTTCAATATTTCAGCCCCAGAAAGAAGCCATCACCGTTGTCATTGACACCGCATCTCTGTCCGTTACCGGAGAATGACGAGGTGGTTATCCCCATCACACCTTCGGAGTTCAAAGATCGCCTCATCTTTGGTCCTTCTTCAATGGACCACCCTTCACCTTTGGCTGATGCCTTAACACTCTCTCGGAATTCAccaaaatcttcttcttcttcttcttccacatCGCATGATTTTGCATCTTCTGCACCACCGCAATActcacagcaacaacaacaaccacttGCTTCATGGCTCGTTGACCCGAATTATCCATGGCGGAAAACCAACCTCCACCGCTCCAAAACCGCACCGGCTATGGCTGTTATCAGCGATTTGAATCACCCGGCAACGGTGAAGAGACCCCAGTTTGCTAGCCAATCGATTGTTTTCCAGGCTGTGGTTCTTCTCGTTCTGTATTTGGCATTGGGGGTGGTGATTTACTGGTTCAATCGGCATAATTTTGTAGGTTCTGAAACTCACCCTATAGTGGATGCTTTGTATTTTTGTATAGTGACAATGTGCACTATAGGATATGGTGATATAACTCCCAATAGTACAGCAACAAAGCTTTTCTCTATTTTGTTTGTGTTGGTGGGTTTTGGTTTTATTGATATATTGCTCAGTGGGATGGTTAGCTATGTTCTTGATTTGCAGGAGAATCATTTGTTGAGGGCGGTGAAGGGTAGGGGTGAGAAGGATGGGAAGTCATATATAATTGATGTGAAGAAAGGGAGGATGAGGATTAGGATGAAGGTTGGATTGGCATTAGGGGTTGTGGTGCTTTGTATTGGGCTTGGTGTTGGGGTTATGCATTTTGTGGAAAGGCTTGGATGGGTAGATTCTTTTTATCTTTCAGTTATGTCTGTTACTACTGTTGGCTATGGTGACCATGCTTTCAAGACTATGCATGGTAGAATCTTCGCTGCAATCTGGTTGCTTGTGTCGACGCTTGCGGTGGCCCGAGCTTTCCTCTATTTGGCTGAGGCAAGAGTGGATAAGCGGCATAGGAGGATGGCAAAGTGGGTTCTTGGTCAGGATATGACTGTGGCTGAGTTTCTTGCTGCAGATATAGACAACAATGGATTTGTCAG TAAATCAGAATATGTTATATACAAGCTCAAGGAGATGGGGAAAGTAACAGAGAAGGACATCATGGAGGTTAGTGAGAAGTTTGATAGACTAGATGCAGGAAACTGCGGAAAAATAACACTTGGTGATCTTATGGAGGGTCATAATGTATGA